In one Sphingomonas sp. AP4-R1 genomic region, the following are encoded:
- a CDS encoding ABC transporter permease gives MSAAADFHLDDRDGGTLRFTGDMTLARMGTLPQRLDALSSRPGKVDLGEVGRMDTVGAWLVHRIVRDHDAEVIGASPEEAHLLEQVAAADKPLKIRPDGTLPLFRVLNQIGAATSMAGRTTLGLIGFYGGVLVSYWDILRNPKRLRWNAVVRQFEVVGVEALAIIGLMSFLIGVVIAQQGAIQLRQFGAEVFTINLVGRLTFRELGVLMTAIMVAGRSGSAFAAQIGSMRLAEEVDAMRTIGVSPMEALVIPRITAAVAMMPLLAFYAAMVALIGGGLFCWTSLDMPPITFVSRIREVVPITDVYQGLIKAPVFGLIIAISGCFQGMQVEGNAEAVGLRTTSAVVQSIFLVIVLDAFFAVFFASIGWI, from the coding sequence ATGAGCGCGGCTGCCGATTTCCATCTCGACGACCGCGACGGCGGTACGCTCCGCTTCACCGGCGACATGACGCTCGCGCGGATGGGCACCTTGCCCCAGCGGCTGGATGCGCTGTCCTCCCGCCCCGGCAAGGTGGATCTGGGCGAGGTCGGCCGGATGGACACGGTCGGCGCCTGGCTCGTCCACCGCATCGTGCGCGATCATGACGCGGAGGTGATCGGCGCGAGCCCCGAGGAAGCGCATCTGCTGGAGCAGGTCGCCGCCGCCGACAAGCCGCTGAAGATCCGGCCGGACGGCACCCTGCCCCTGTTCCGCGTGCTGAACCAGATCGGCGCGGCGACATCGATGGCGGGGCGCACGACGCTGGGCCTGATCGGTTTCTACGGCGGCGTGCTCGTCAGCTACTGGGATATCCTGCGCAATCCCAAGCGGCTGCGCTGGAACGCGGTCGTCCGCCAGTTCGAGGTGGTCGGCGTGGAGGCGCTGGCGATCATCGGGCTGATGAGCTTCCTGATCGGCGTCGTGATCGCCCAGCAGGGCGCCATCCAGCTGCGCCAGTTCGGCGCGGAGGTGTTCACGATCAACCTCGTCGGCCGACTCACCTTCCGCGAACTGGGCGTGCTGATGACGGCGATCATGGTCGCGGGCCGATCCGGTTCCGCCTTCGCCGCGCAGATCGGATCGATGCGTCTGGCCGAGGAGGTGGATGCGATGCGGACGATCGGCGTCTCCCCGATGGAGGCGCTGGTGATCCCGCGCATCACGGCGGCGGTCGCGATGATGCCGCTGCTCGCTTTCTATGCGGCGATGGTCGCGCTGATCGGCGGCGGCCTCTTCTGCTGGACCTCGCTCGACATGCCGCCGATCACCTTCGTCTCGCGCATCCGCGAAGTGGTGCCGATCACGGACGTCTATCAGGGCCTGATCAAGGCGCCGGTCTTCGGCCTGATCATCGCCATTTCGGGCTGTTTCCAGGGCATGCAGGTGGAAGGCAATGCCGAGGCGGTCGGCCTCCGGACCACCTCGGCGGTCGTCCAGTCGATCTTCCTCGTGATCGTGCTGGACGCCTTCTTCGCCGTCTTCTTCGCATCGATCGGCTGGATATGA
- a CDS encoding ABC transporter ATP-binding protein, translating into MSVCKADKDQAPVICVRGLSNAFGEQVVHENLDLDVRRGEILGVVGGSGTGKSVLMRSIIGLQTPVAGEVDVFGEPMMGRDEQDARDVRRRWGVLFQGGALFSTLTVAENVEVPLREYFPQLGEEFLDEIAAYKVAMTGLPPEAGPKFPSELSGGMRKRAGLARSLALDPELLFLDEPTAGLDPIGAAAFDDLIKGLKETMGLTVFLITHDLDTLHAICDRVAVLADKKVVAVGTIPELLALDHPWIQEYFSGPRGRAAAEAAERFDEEDPAESARRRDAALASAGGDESEVADGADSRAGSAKDDEES; encoded by the coding sequence ATGAGCGTCTGCAAGGCCGATAAGGATCAGGCGCCCGTGATCTGCGTGCGCGGCCTCTCCAATGCGTTTGGCGAGCAGGTCGTGCACGAGAATCTCGATCTCGACGTGCGGCGCGGCGAGATTCTCGGCGTCGTCGGTGGATCGGGCACGGGCAAATCGGTGCTTATGCGCTCGATCATCGGGCTGCAGACCCCGGTCGCGGGCGAAGTGGACGTGTTCGGCGAGCCGATGATGGGGCGCGACGAGCAGGATGCGCGCGACGTGCGCCGCCGCTGGGGCGTGCTGTTTCAGGGCGGTGCGCTCTTCTCCACGCTGACCGTGGCCGAGAATGTCGAAGTGCCGCTGCGCGAATATTTCCCGCAGCTGGGCGAGGAATTTCTCGACGAGATCGCGGCCTACAAGGTGGCGATGACGGGGCTCCCCCCCGAAGCCGGGCCGAAATTCCCGTCCGAGCTTTCGGGCGGCATGCGCAAACGCGCGGGCCTGGCGCGCAGCCTCGCTCTGGATCCCGAGCTGCTGTTCCTCGACGAGCCGACGGCCGGCCTCGATCCGATCGGCGCGGCCGCGTTCGACGATCTGATCAAGGGCCTGAAGGAGACGATGGGGCTCACGGTGTTCCTGATCACGCACGATCTGGATACGCTGCACGCCATCTGCGATCGGGTGGCCGTATTGGCGGACAAGAAGGTGGTGGCGGTCGGCACGATCCCGGAGCTGCTCGCGCTGGATCACCCCTGGATCCAGGAATATTTCAGCGGCCCGCGTGGCCGCGCCGCGGCGGAGGCCGCCGAACGATTCGATGAGGAAGACCCTGCCGAAAGTGCCCGCCGCCGCGATGCCGCGCTGGCGTCGGCCGGCGGGGACGAGAGCGAGGTTGCGGACGGTGCCGACAGCAGGGCCGGATCTGCCAAGGATGATGAGGAAAGCTGA
- a CDS encoding MlaD family protein has protein sequence MENRSNNILVGSIVLILLVVTVVFLVWLAGFGGSSEKRYDILFKSSVDGLAKGSAITFSGVPVGKVEDIAIMPDQPELIRVRIAIKNDTPVLQGTNATIAGVGFTGVSQINLDGAVQGAPPIDQPGPWGYPLIPPKTGGLGALLNNAPRLLEKLTVLTERVSDLLNPENQQSITGILHHIDSLSGSLADRGPDIAATLAQAKIAVKQAGDAAEKIGALADTTNQNVGPLLVNMNEAVGSAKKSMASLDAAITDARPGLKAISTQTVPAANQLIRDLADTAASLQAITNRFDRGGAGGLIGGSRLPDYKPAK, from the coding sequence ATGGAAAACCGGTCCAACAACATCCTCGTCGGCAGTATCGTCCTGATCCTGCTCGTCGTCACGGTCGTGTTCCTCGTCTGGCTCGCCGGCTTCGGCGGGTCGAGCGAGAAGCGCTACGACATCCTGTTCAAGAGCTCGGTCGACGGGCTCGCCAAAGGATCGGCGATCACTTTCTCGGGCGTTCCGGTGGGCAAGGTCGAGGATATCGCGATCATGCCCGATCAGCCGGAGCTGATCCGCGTCCGCATCGCGATCAAGAATGATACGCCGGTGCTGCAGGGCACGAACGCCACGATCGCGGGCGTCGGCTTCACGGGCGTCAGCCAGATCAATCTGGACGGTGCCGTGCAGGGCGCGCCGCCGATCGATCAGCCGGGCCCGTGGGGCTATCCCCTGATTCCGCCGAAGACCGGGGGCCTGGGCGCGTTGCTCAACAATGCGCCGCGCCTGCTGGAGAAACTGACGGTGCTGACGGAGCGGGTGAGCGATCTGCTGAATCCCGAAAATCAGCAATCGATCACGGGCATTCTCCACCATATCGATTCGCTGAGCGGATCGCTGGCGGATCGTGGGCCGGATATCGCCGCCACGCTGGCGCAGGCGAAGATCGCGGTGAAGCAGGCCGGTGACGCCGCCGAGAAGATCGGCGCGCTGGCGGATACGACCAACCAGAATGTCGGGCCGCTGCTGGTCAACATGAACGAGGCGGTCGGCTCGGCGAAGAAGAGCATGGCCAGTCTGGATGCCGCGATCACCGATGCGCGGCCGGGCCTGAAGGCGATCTCCACGCAGACCGTGCCCGCCGCCAACCAGCTGATCCGCGATCTGGCCGATACCGCCGCCTCGCTACAGGCGATCACCAACCGCTTCGATCGCGGCGGCGCCGGGGGCCTGATCGGCGGAAGTCGCCTGCCCGATTACAAGCCCGCCAAGTGA
- a CDS encoding ABC-type transport auxiliary lipoprotein family protein, whose translation MTATFATLLTRTVLIGVAALPLAGCISFGPKPPPTLMSLHAVTPVAAGAAHTSDDAHAVAVSVPVAVPTLSTQRVMVQAGPNSIAYLKDGLWAAAPAVLMRNLLAETIEAKTGRFVPDARFVGLQPDTRLTGTLAAFGLDGPGKAVIVTYDGTITRSGSPSIETRRFSARVPVSSEQPQAVGMALDQAANQVAGDVADWIGAR comes from the coding sequence ATGACCGCCACGTTCGCCACCCTCCTCACCCGCACGGTTCTGATCGGCGTGGCCGCCTTGCCGCTGGCCGGCTGCATCAGCTTCGGCCCGAAGCCGCCGCCCACCCTGATGTCGCTCCATGCCGTGACGCCGGTGGCGGCCGGTGCCGCGCATACCAGCGATGATGCCCATGCCGTCGCCGTCTCGGTGCCGGTCGCCGTGCCGACCCTGTCGACGCAGCGCGTGATGGTGCAGGCCGGCCCCAATTCGATCGCCTATCTGAAGGATGGGCTGTGGGCGGCGGCACCAGCCGTGCTGATGCGCAACCTGCTGGCCGAGACGATCGAGGCCAAGACGGGGCGCTTCGTGCCGGATGCGCGCTTCGTCGGCTTGCAGCCGGATACGCGGCTGACGGGCACGCTGGCCGCGTTCGGGCTGGATGGTCCGGGCAAGGCCGTGATCGTCACCTATGATGGCACGATCACGCGATCGGGATCGCCGTCGATCGAGACGCGGCGCTTCTCGGCGCGCGTGCCGGTTTCGTCGGAGCAGCCGCAGGCGGTGGGCATGGCGCTGGATCAGGCCGCCAATCAGGTGGCGGGCGACGTCGCCGACTGGATCGGGGCGCGCTGA
- the dapB gene encoding 4-hydroxy-tetrahydrodipicolinate reductase, translating to MTISIGILGAAGRMGRAIAAAAEEAGVTVAGGLDREGVVSGGPADAQALAAAADVLIDFSLPEALEGNLALAVETGTPLLIGTTGLQPEHHAAIDRAAEHVAILQTANTSLGVNVLRGLVEQAARILGADWDIEIVEMHHRHKLDSPSGTALLLGASANVGRGAASTTDLNRFDRMQEGAHAREEGGIYYASLRGGSVAGDHQVIFAAEGERIELGHRAENRGIFAKGALRGAQWLAGKPAGRYAMADALGFR from the coding sequence ATGACGATCAGCATCGGGATATTGGGCGCCGCCGGGCGCATGGGGCGCGCCATCGCGGCGGCGGCTGAAGAGGCGGGCGTGACCGTCGCGGGCGGGCTGGATCGCGAAGGCGTCGTCTCGGGCGGACCGGCCGATGCGCAGGCGCTGGCGGCTGCTGCCGACGTGCTGATCGATTTCTCTTTGCCCGAGGCGCTCGAAGGCAATCTGGCGCTGGCGGTGGAAACCGGCACGCCGCTTCTGATCGGCACGACCGGGCTGCAGCCGGAGCATCACGCCGCGATCGATCGCGCCGCCGAGCATGTCGCGATCCTGCAGACGGCCAATACGTCGCTGGGCGTGAACGTGCTGCGCGGCCTGGTCGAGCAGGCGGCACGCATCCTCGGTGCGGACTGGGATATCGAGATCGTCGAGATGCACCACCGCCACAAGCTGGACAGCCCCTCCGGCACGGCGCTCCTTCTCGGGGCGTCTGCCAATGTCGGCCGGGGTGCCGCCTCGACCACCGATCTGAACCGCTTCGATCGGATGCAGGAAGGCGCCCACGCCCGCGAAGAGGGCGGCATCTATTATGCGTCGCTGCGCGGCGGATCGGTGGCGGGCGATCATCAGGTGATCTTCGCGGCGGAGGGCGAGCGGATCGAGCTGGGCCATCGCGCCGAGAATCGCGGCATCTTCGCCAAGGGAGCGCTGCGCGGCGCGCAGTGGCTCGCGGGCAAGCCCGCCGGCCGCTATGCGATGGCGGATGCGCTCGGCTTCCGGTGA
- the nth gene encoding endonuclease III gives MKKADIFEFYRRLAEDNPSPETELEWTNPYTLLVAVALSAQATDVGVNKATRALFATVDTPEKMVALGEAGLKEHIKTIGLFNTKARNVIALSERLIAEYGGEVPHDRAALETLPGVGRKTANVVLNVAFGEETFAVDTHIFRVGNRTGLAKGKDVRAVEDRLEKDTPAPFRVHAHHWLILHGRYVCKARRPECWRCIEIDLCAFRPKTPAPKGAATNP, from the coding sequence GTGAAGAAAGCCGACATCTTCGAATTCTACCGCCGCCTCGCCGAGGACAATCCCTCGCCCGAGACCGAGCTGGAATGGACGAACCCCTATACATTGCTCGTCGCCGTCGCGCTTTCCGCGCAGGCGACCGACGTGGGCGTGAACAAGGCGACGCGGGCGCTGTTCGCCACGGTCGATACGCCCGAAAAGATGGTCGCGCTGGGCGAGGCGGGGCTGAAGGAGCATATCAAGACGATCGGCCTGTTCAACACCAAGGCCAGGAACGTCATCGCCCTCTCCGAAAGGCTGATCGCCGAATATGGCGGCGAGGTGCCGCATGATCGCGCCGCGCTGGAAACCTTGCCCGGTGTCGGCCGCAAGACCGCGAACGTCGTGCTGAACGTCGCCTTCGGGGAGGAGACGTTCGCGGTGGACACGCACATCTTCCGCGTCGGCAATCGCACCGGCCTCGCCAAGGGCAAGGACGTGCGTGCCGTGGAGGACAGGCTGGAGAAGGACACGCCCGCGCCTTTCCGCGTCCACGCGCATCACTGGCTGATCCTGCACGGCCGCTATGTCTGCAAGGCGCGACGGCCCGAATGCTGGCGCTGCATCGAGATCGACCTCTGCGCGTTCCGGCCGAAGACGCCGGCGCCCAAGGGAGCGGCCACCAACCCGTAA
- a CDS encoding argininosuccinate synthase: MSDIKRVVLAYSGGLDTSVILKWLKETYQCEVVTFTADLGQGEELEPARKKAELMGVKPEHIFIDDLREEFVRDYVMPMMRSNALYEGLYLLGTSIARPLIAKRQIEIARQVGADAVSHGATGKGNDQVRFELGYYALAPDIKVIAPWREWDLTSRTRLIEYAEQHQIPVPKDKRGESPFSTDANLLHTSSEGKVLEDPWDEVPDYVFSRTDNPETAPDTPEIITIDFERGDAVAVNGVALSPAALLTKLNELGKLHGIGRLDLVENRFVGMKSRGMYETPGGTIYHLAHRGIEQITLDRGAAHLKDELAPRYAELIYNGFWFSPEREMLQAAIDHSQEKVSGTVRLKLYKGSVNVIGRRSPNSLYSEKVVTFEDDQGAYDQRDAAGFIKLNALRLRLLGRRDR; the protein is encoded by the coding sequence ATGAGCGATATCAAGCGCGTCGTCCTCGCCTATTCCGGCGGCCTCGATACGAGCGTTATCCTGAAATGGCTGAAGGAGACCTACCAGTGTGAGGTCGTGACCTTCACGGCCGATCTGGGCCAGGGCGAGGAACTGGAGCCGGCGCGCAAGAAGGCCGAGCTGATGGGCGTGAAGCCCGAGCATATCTTCATCGATGATCTGCGCGAGGAATTCGTGCGTGATTACGTGATGCCGATGATGCGCTCGAACGCGCTGTACGAAGGCCTGTATCTGCTCGGCACCTCGATCGCGCGGCCGCTGATCGCCAAGCGCCAGATCGAGATTGCACGTCAGGTCGGTGCCGATGCCGTCAGCCACGGCGCGACCGGCAAGGGCAATGATCAGGTGCGCTTCGAGCTGGGCTATTATGCGCTCGCGCCCGACATCAAGGTGATCGCGCCATGGCGCGAGTGGGATCTCACCAGCCGCACCCGCCTGATCGAATATGCCGAGCAGCACCAGATTCCGGTGCCCAAGGACAAGCGCGGCGAGAGCCCCTTCTCCACCGACGCGAACCTGCTCCACACCTCGTCCGAGGGCAAGGTGCTGGAAGATCCGTGGGACGAGGTGCCGGATTACGTCTTCTCGCGCACCGACAATCCCGAAACCGCGCCCGATACGCCCGAGATCATCACGATCGATTTCGAACGCGGCGATGCGGTGGCGGTGAACGGCGTGGCGCTGTCGCCGGCGGCGTTGCTCACCAAGCTCAACGAGCTGGGCAAGCTGCACGGCATCGGCCGCCTCGATCTGGTCGAGAACCGCTTCGTCGGCATGAAGAGCCGCGGCATGTATGAAACGCCGGGCGGCACCATCTATCATCTCGCGCATCGCGGGATCGAGCAGATCACGCTGGATCGCGGCGCCGCGCACCTGAAGGACGAGCTGGCTCCGCGCTATGCCGAACTGATCTATAACGGCTTCTGGTTCTCGCCCGAGCGCGAGATGCTGCAGGCCGCGATCGATCACAGCCAGGAAAAGGTGTCGGGCACCGTCCGGCTGAAGCTCTACAAGGGCTCGGTCAACGTCATCGGTCGTCGTTCGCCCAACAGCCTCTATTCGGAGAAGGTCGTCACGTTCGAGGACGATCAGGGCGCCTATGACCAGCGCGACGCGGCCGGCTTCATCAAGCTCAACGCGCTGCGTCTGCGTCTGCTGGGCCGGCGCGACCGCTGA
- a CDS encoding sugar transferase gives MTVGLVPLIRGLVSNMASIALGERLLPETGRKQNEGKRWGRSVDLVMTRLFDICASLALLMFLAPLMIVVAALIVITNPGPVIFGHKRLGRDGRTFHCLKFRSMVTDSQERLAQLLATDAEARREWERDHKLKNDPRITPIGAFLRKSSLDELPQLFNVLRGDMSLVGPRPIVMDEVRRYGRYFSHYSQVRPGITGLWQISGRNNTTYRRRVALDVAYSRSRSLALNLKILFMTVPSVLLAKGSY, from the coding sequence ATGACCGTCGGGCTGGTGCCACTCATCAGAGGACTGGTAAGTAACATGGCGAGTATCGCGTTGGGAGAGCGGCTCTTGCCCGAAACGGGCCGCAAGCAGAACGAGGGTAAGCGCTGGGGTCGTTCGGTCGATCTGGTGATGACCCGGCTGTTCGATATTTGCGCCAGTCTGGCGTTGCTGATGTTTCTGGCTCCGCTGATGATTGTCGTCGCGGCGCTGATCGTCATCACCAATCCCGGCCCCGTGATTTTCGGGCACAAGCGTCTTGGCCGCGATGGCCGGACCTTCCACTGCCTGAAGTTCCGCAGCATGGTCACGGACTCGCAGGAGCGGCTCGCGCAGCTGCTGGCGACCGACGCCGAGGCGCGGCGCGAGTGGGAGCGGGATCACAAGCTCAAGAACGATCCGCGTATCACGCCGATCGGCGCGTTCCTGCGCAAGAGCAGCCTGGATGAGCTGCCGCAGCTCTTCAACGTGCTGCGCGGCGACATGAGCCTGGTCGGCCCGCGTCCGATCGTGATGGACGAAGTGCGCCGTTACGGCCGCTATTTCAGCCATTATTCCCAGGTTCGTCCCGGCATCACGGGCCTCTGGCAGATCAGCGGCCGCAACAACACGACCTATCGTCGTCGCGTCGCGCTGGACGTCGCCTATTCGCGCTCGCGCTCGCTGGCGCTCAACCTGAAGATCCTTTTCATGACCGTGCCCAGCGTGCTGCTGGCGAAGGGCTCTTACTGA
- a CDS encoding NTP transferase domain-containing protein, which yields MIYILLGAGSGTRMGVLTSNRAKILVDVDGRAILDHNLGNIATVDPQARVRIVTGYGAGAVADFVAARQGGPVTETVTNPDHAVAGPLRSIEIGLEGLEDAGGVVTIGNGDTIFQPQALAALAASHSEIALLASPIGAGGDADDVQLQLDEQGIRVAAKHLAAVDALPVSAGLLQIRGSAALARVREVVRAGIEREKAEQRMLTWHSIIAGLADVPPQAVMVPRESWWEFDSQESIDRYRLWLDGAAGQAD from the coding sequence TTGATCTATATCCTTCTCGGCGCAGGCAGCGGCACACGGATGGGCGTGCTGACGAGCAACCGCGCCAAGATCCTCGTCGATGTCGATGGGCGGGCCATTCTCGACCATAATCTGGGGAATATCGCGACGGTCGATCCGCAGGCGCGCGTGCGGATCGTGACGGGTTACGGCGCCGGCGCGGTCGCGGATTTCGTCGCCGCCAGGCAGGGCGGCCCCGTGACCGAAACGGTGACGAACCCGGATCATGCCGTGGCCGGGCCCCTCCGCTCGATCGAGATCGGCCTCGAAGGTCTGGAGGACGCCGGGGGCGTCGTCACGATCGGCAACGGCGATACGATCTTCCAGCCGCAGGCTCTGGCCGCGCTGGCCGCCTCGCACAGTGAGATCGCGCTGCTCGCCAGCCCGATCGGGGCGGGCGGCGATGCGGACGACGTTCAGCTCCAGCTCGACGAGCAAGGGATCCGCGTCGCCGCCAAGCATCTGGCGGCCGTGGACGCGTTGCCCGTTTCGGCGGGCCTGCTGCAGATCAGGGGATCGGCCGCGCTCGCGCGGGTCCGCGAGGTCGTCCGCGCCGGGATCGAGCGCGAAAAGGCCGAGCAGCGCATGCTGACATGGCACAGCATCATCGCCGGCCTCGCCGATGTCCCGCCGCAGGCCGTGATGGTGCCGCGTGAGAGCTGGTGGGAATTCGACAGCCAGGAATCGATCGATCGTTACCGGCTCTGGCTGGACGGAGCCGCCGGCCAGGCCGACTGA
- a CDS encoding glycosyltransferase produces MRICLVLEASGGGAGRHVLDLSRGLIARGHDVHLVYSPVRAEPIFLDALREAKVSLSELEMNRGIGPGDFKSALRLGRLLKRIGPFDIVHAHSSKAGAILRLVPSLQGKIVYTPHAFRSLDPTTSFLARMFFDVAESLLALRTDAIVLVSRDELDHARRLGIAGRKLHVVRNSIPPLALRDRAAVREELSVAGSALAVGFIGRFSHQKAPETFVAAMERVMAAHPDVVAVMIGDGDLRDSVAGCVARSAYADRFRLLGARRSADYLAGFDVLLMTSRYEAMSYVMLEALAAGLPLVTTPVAGASEIIVQDGNGVIVGSHEAAPVAEAVGRIVGDRALLSGMSDMAVQQDKSINGDHMVIETEQLYRQLLGRA; encoded by the coding sequence ATGCGGATCTGCCTTGTGCTGGAGGCGTCCGGGGGCGGCGCGGGGCGCCATGTGCTGGATCTGTCGCGCGGCCTGATCGCGCGCGGGCATGACGTCCATCTCGTCTATTCGCCGGTGCGGGCCGAGCCGATCTTCCTCGATGCGCTGCGCGAGGCGAAGGTCAGCCTCAGCGAACTGGAGATGAATCGCGGCATCGGCCCCGGCGATTTCAAGAGCGCGCTGCGGCTGGGCCGTCTGCTGAAGCGGATCGGCCCGTTCGATATCGTCCATGCCCACAGCTCGAAGGCGGGCGCGATCCTGCGGCTGGTGCCGTCGTTGCAGGGCAAGATCGTCTATACGCCGCACGCCTTCCGCTCGCTGGATCCGACCACGTCGTTCCTGGCGCGGATGTTCTTCGACGTCGCCGAATCCCTGCTCGCGCTGCGGACCGATGCGATCGTGCTGGTTTCGCGTGACGAGCTGGATCATGCGCGGCGTCTGGGCATTGCCGGCCGCAAGCTGCACGTCGTCCGCAATTCCATTCCGCCGCTGGCGTTGCGCGATCGCGCGGCGGTGCGGGAGGAACTAAGCGTGGCCGGTTCCGCGCTGGCGGTGGGCTTCATCGGCCGCTTCTCGCATCAGAAGGCGCCCGAGACGTTCGTGGCGGCGATGGAGCGCGTGATGGCGGCGCATCCCGATGTCGTGGCGGTAATGATCGGCGACGGCGATCTGCGCGATTCGGTGGCCGGATGCGTGGCGAGGAGCGCCTATGCGGATCGCTTCCGCCTGCTCGGCGCCAGGCGCAGTGCGGATTATCTCGCGGGCTTCGACGTGCTGCTGATGACGAGCCGCTATGAGGCGATGTCCTATGTGATGCTGGAGGCGCTCGCGGCGGGCCTGCCCCTCGTCACCACGCCCGTCGCCGGCGCGAGCGAGATCATCGTGCAGGACGGCAATGGTGTGATCGTCGGCTCGCACGAGGCGGCGCCTGTCGCCGAGGCCGTCGGCAGGATCGTGGGTGACCGAGCTTTGCTTTCCGGGATGAGCGACATGGCTGTGCAGCAGGACAAGAGCATCAACGGCGATCATATGGTGATCGAAACCGAGCAGCTTTACCGCCAGTTGCTGGGCCGCGCATGA
- a CDS encoding glycosyltransferase family 1 protein, with amino-acid sequence MSLAPRTVFINGRYLTQPLSGVQRYAEEIVRALDARIGAGAAKARYVLLCPPGARAAGLSNIPQQTIGKRCGHVWDQLDFALAARRGVALCLASVGPIALSRQVVVIHDAAVQRHPEHFSKGYAAVHKTIDWIVARRAKLATVSDFSKVELAEVLGVPADPIIVAKNGAEHLQIAPDAGVVDRLGLANTPYFLVLGNITRNKNLAVAMRALALLQPSPIKLVAVGRLDASVFGKGFLPPMGDGLVLPGRLDDAEVAGLMRQARALIFPSLYEGFGIPPLEAMANDCPVLASTADAIVETCGEAAEFFAPHDEEALAALMRRAAEDDGSWRAERIAAGRVRLGQFSWRASADTLAGVVEGMAR; translated from the coding sequence ATGAGCCTCGCGCCGCGTACCGTCTTCATCAACGGCCGCTATCTCACCCAGCCGCTCAGCGGCGTGCAGCGTTATGCGGAGGAGATCGTCCGCGCGCTGGATGCCCGCATCGGCGCGGGCGCGGCCAAGGCCCGTTACGTGCTGCTTTGCCCGCCCGGCGCTCGCGCTGCGGGGCTGTCGAACATTCCGCAGCAGACGATCGGCAAGCGGTGCGGCCATGTGTGGGATCAGCTGGATTTCGCGCTGGCCGCGCGCAGGGGCGTGGCTTTGTGTCTCGCCTCGGTGGGGCCGATCGCGCTGTCGCGGCAGGTGGTGGTGATCCACGATGCGGCGGTGCAGCGCCATCCCGAGCATTTCAGCAAGGGCTATGCCGCCGTCCACAAGACGATCGACTGGATCGTCGCGCGCCGGGCGAAGCTCGCCACCGTCTCGGATTTCTCGAAGGTCGAGCTGGCCGAGGTGCTGGGCGTGCCGGCCGATCCCATCATCGTCGCCAAGAATGGCGCCGAGCATCTGCAGATCGCGCCGGATGCGGGCGTGGTCGATCGGCTCGGTTTGGCGAACACACCCTACTTCCTCGTGCTGGGCAACATCACGCGGAACAAGAACCTGGCTGTGGCGATGCGCGCGCTGGCCCTGCTCCAGCCCTCGCCGATCAAGCTGGTCGCGGTCGGGCGGCTGGATGCTTCGGTGTTCGGCAAGGGTTTCCTGCCGCCGATGGGGGACGGGCTGGTGTTGCCGGGGCGTCTGGACGATGCCGAGGTGGCGGGCCTGATGCGCCAGGCGCGCGCGCTGATCTTCCCCAGCCTCTATGAAGGCTTCGGCATCCCGCCGCTGGAGGCGATGGCGAATGATTGCCCCGTTCTGGCCAGCACCGCCGATGCGATCGTGGAGACGTGCGGCGAGGCGGCCGAATTCTTCGCCCCGCATGACGAGGAGGCGCTGGCGGCCCTGATGCGCCGCGCGGCGGAAGATGATGGCAGCTGGCGCGCGGAGCGGATCGCCGCCGGCCGCGTGCGGCTCGGCCAGTTCAGCTGGCGCGCCTCCGCCGATACGCTGGCCGGGGTGGTCGAGGGAATGGCCCGCTAG